A stretch of DNA from Natrinema salaciae:
CAACGGCAAGACTGGCGACGGGTTCGACGACCTCCGAGTCGGTGACGTGGACGCGTACACCTCGCCCGGAGACGACCGACAGGAGTTCGCGTTCACTCCCTCGAGCAAACTCAACTCCGGAAACGGTGAAGTCAGAATCGACCTGAACGATGCACACCCGGACGCGGTCGACTACGAAGCGCCACCGACGTACTATCCCGACGTGACGCTCCACCAGGGCAGCGGATGGGTGGAGTACGACGGGAATACCCACGAGATCGTATATCACGCAGGTTCACAGGATAAAGCCGGAAACGAAATTCGGCTCTCGGTCGGAGATTACGCATCCTACGAGCCAAGCGGCCCACACGAAGTCACGTTCACTCGGACGAAATCGGGGGCGCAGGGGAACACGTTCTTCAGCGTCGTCGACACGGGAACCACACCACTCGAGAACGTCGACGTGAGCGACGTCCCACCGGACTCACAGTACGACGACGGTGAGTCACAGACGTTCGCGTTTACGTTTGGACTCGAGCCGAGTGGCAGTGATCAGCTCGCTATCGATCTCACGGAACCGCAAAACGGCGGCGTCGACTATTCGCAGATCGACTGGGGCGGAGACGCTCGTGGAATTACCGTCGTGAACGGCGGGGGCAGCGCGTGGTACGATTCAGATACCAACGAAATTCGGTACCAAGTCGACGGAGATTCGAAAGGAGATCGGGTCGAAATCCGGGTCAAGGGATACGCCACCGATAGCAGCGGAGGTCCGTACGAGGTCCCCATCCGCTGGGAACGGGCGGGTGCCAACGAGAGCGATTCGTTCGTGATCGGATAAGAGACAGCGTTAGTGAGCGCAAAATGCGGTCCGAACCCGTTTCGCCACCGAACCCGAACGCCTTTTTAGCGCCCGCCCCGCAGTTGCTCTCATGTCGACCGAATCGATCAGCGACCGGCGCGAGCACATCCGCTCGGTCAGCGTGACGGCGTTGTCCGCGCTGCTGGGCGTCGGTGCGGCGCTGGCCTCCGCGACCTGGGTCGGGGTGTCCGACGCGGCGGCCCAGAGCACGCAGGCGCTCGCCTTCGTCTTCGGCGCGATCTTCGTCCAGTACGTCCTCATCAACGCCGCGGGGATCTACGGCGAGGACGAGTTCGGGACGAAACATTACCTGTTCGTCGCGTTCATGACCTTCGCACTGTGGTTCGTGACGTGGGGAATTCTCCTCACCGCGGAGGCCTCCTGAAATGGCCGACGACAGCATCGCCGTCGTAGATCTGGACCGATGTCAGCCGGACCGGTGTGGCTACGAGTGCAAGAACTACTGCCCGCCGAATCGAACGGGCAAGGAGTGTATCACCCTTCGCGGCGAGGAGGCCGACGAAGGCCAGCCCGAACAGATCCACATCTCCGAGGAGATCTGTCTGGGCGAAACCTGCGGGATCTGCGTCGAGAAGTGTCCCTTCGACGCCATCGAGATCATCAACCTCCCGCAGGAGCTCCAGGACGAGCCGGCCCACCGCTACGGGGAGAACGCCTTCTCGCTGTACGGGCTCCCCGCACCACAGGACGGGCAGGTCACCGGCATCCTGGGACCCAACGGGATCGGGAAGACGACGGCCATCCGCATCCTCGCCGGCGAACTCGAGCCCAACCTCGGGCGTCACCAGGAGGAGCCGGGGTGGGACGAGGTGCTCGAAGCCTACCGCGGCACCGAACTGCAGGACTACATCGCGGACGTGCGAGACGGCGACGTCACGATCGCGCGAAAGCCCCAGTACGTCGACCAGATCCCGAATAGCTTCGACGGGAACACCCGCGAGCTGCTCGAGCGGACCGACGAGCGCGGTGCCCTGGGGGAGCTGGTCGAGCGGCTCTCGATCGGTCCCGTCATGGAGCAGTCGATCGACGACCTCTCGGGCGGCGAGCTCCAGCGGGTCGCCATCGCGGCCACGCTGGCACGGGACACGGACTTCTACTTCCTCGACGAGATCACGCCGTACCTCGACATCGGCCAGCGCGTGACGGCGGCGCGGCTGATCCGCGAGCTCGCCGAGGACGAGGACAAGTCGATGCTCGTCATCGAACACGACCTCGCCATCCTCGACCTGCTCGCGGACACGCTCCACGTCGCGTACGGTGAGCCGGGCGCGTACGGCGTCGTCACCTCGCCCAAGTCCGTCCGCAACGGCATCAACGAGTACCTCTCGGGCTACCTCGACAACGAGAACATGCGGATCCGGCCGAACCCCATCGAGTTCGAGGAACACGCGCCCCGAACCGCGACCACCGCCGACGCGCTCGTCGAGTACCCCGACCTCACCAAACAGTACGGCGACGGCGAGTTCTCCCTCGAGGTCGAGGGCGGAACGATCCGCGAGAACGAGGTACTCGGCATCGTCGGTCCCAACGGGATCGGGAAGTCGACCTTCGCGAAGCTGCTCACTGGAAATCTCACGCCCGACGCGGGCGACGCCGATCTCGATCTGGACATCTCGTACAAGCCCCAGTACGTCACCATCGACCAGCACATGCGGGTCGACGCCTTCCTCTCGTCGATCACCGACCAGTTCGGCTCCTCGTACTGGAACACCGAGATCGCCCAGCCGCTCCAGTTAGAGCGGATCATGGAGCAGAACCTTTCGGATCTCTCCGGCGGTGAGCGCCAGCGGGTCGCCATCGCGGCCTGTCTCTCCGAGTCGGCCGACCTCTACCTGCTCGACGAACCCTCGGCCCACCTCGACGTCGAACAGCGCGTCCAGGCCACCAAAGCGATCCGACGCTACGCGGAACAGCAGGACGCTACCGTGATGGTCATCGATCACGACATCTACATGATCGATCTGCTCGCGGACCGCCTGATGGTCTTCGACGGCGAGCCCGCGGTTCACGGTCGCGCCGGCCAACCGCAGTCGATGCGCGACGGGATGAACGAGTTCCTCGCGAACCTCGAGGTCACGTTCCGCCGGGACGAGCGCACCTCGCGCCCGCGGATCAACAAGCCCGACTCGCAGTTAGATCGACAGCAAAAGAGCGACGGCGAGTACTACTACGCGCCGTAAGCCACAGTCAGCGACAGCCCATAGCCGCCGAGACGGAACGCCGACCCTCAGCTTATCAGCCGCTGACAGGTCCCACAGAGGTTCTCCTCTTTGATGTCGACCTCGCGGACCGTCGGCGAGAAGTTCATCACGCAGCGGTTGTTGTCGCAGTGCTCGAGCCCGTAGGTGTGGCCGATCTCGTGGACGATTTCCTTGCGGACGCGGTCCTCGAAGATGTCGGCGGCGCTCTGGTTCGAGAAGCCGCCGTCGCTCGAGGTCTGGAGGCGGTAGGTGGAGACGACGCTGCCGCTCCCGTCGAGGTAGGCCAGCCCGAAGACGTAGTTGCGTCGCCGGTAAAAGAGGTCGTGGGGGGTTATCGCGATGTTCTTCTGGCCGCTGCCGACCCGTTCGGCCAGTTGGATGAACGTCTCGGCGGAGTACTGGTTCCGGTCGGAGTCGTAGGCGCCGTTGGGGACCGACTGCGAGTCGTTGATCGACACGTCGCAGTCGTAGACCGATCGAAGCGCCGTGGAGGCCGCCCGCTTGACCTCGGCGGGGACGTCCCCGACCGGCACGATATCGACGAGCATAGCAAGGGCTATGGCCGCGGGTGGCATAAACGTCCCGCCGTGGCCCACTCTCGCCGGAATCTCGATGTCATACTCGATTACCTAACGGAGTACGAACAGGTCGTCGAGATCGGAATCGGCCGCCGGACCGAGCTGGCTCGAGCGCTCGCGGACCGAGGCGTGTCGGTCACCGCGACGGACGTCTACGACCGCGACGTTCCGGACGGCGTCGGATTCGTCCGCGACGACGTCGTCGACCCCGATCCGTCGGTCTACGCCGGTGCGGACGCGGTGTACGCGCGGAACCTGCCGCCGGAACTCCACCGGCCGGCGCTGGCAGTCGCCCGCGACGCCGAGGCCGACTTCCTGTTCACGACGCTCGGCGGCGATCAGCCGGCGGTGCCGGTCGAACGGAAGACGGTCGAGGAGGGGACGCTGTACGTCGCTCGAGCGGTCGAGTCGCCGTAACGGTCGGATCGCGGTCGACACGACGGCGCTGACCGGTCGGTTCGAATGAGTTATCAGATCGCGGTTCGTTTCGAGGAGCGATGGCTATCGGAATCGACCACGTCTTCGTGGTTGCATTCGTGGTCGTCGTACTCGCGTGGCTCGCCGGCGTCGGCCACCTGCTGTCGATCCCGTTTCGACTTGCCGCCGCGCCCGGGACCGTCGTTCACGAATTCGCTCACAAGCAGGCCTGCGATCTGGTCGGCGTGCCCGTTGTCGAGGTCAAATACTTCGGGCTCGGAAATCCGCCGGGGTACGTCCGCCACGGCCACCCCGAACGGTATCGGGAGACGTTCGTGATCAGCGTCGCTCCGTTTCTCGTCAACACTGTCATTTCGTTCGTCACCTTTCTCGGTCTCGCCGTGGTCGTGACGACGGCCGTCGACGGTCGATCGCCGCCGCTCGGGCTTCCAGAGCTGCTCGAGGTCCTCCGGAGTGTCTCAATCACGACGCTCGCGCTGGCGATCGGGCTCGGCTGGGTCGGCCTTGCCGTTGGCGTGAAAGCCTTCCCGAGTTTCGGCGACGCGAACACGCTGTGGACTCGGTCGCGGGCGGAGTGGCGGCGGTCCCCGATCGTCCTGGTCGGAATCCCCGTCGTCGTCGCCATTTACGTCGTCAATATTCTCTCGTGGCTGTGGGCCGACCTGCTCTATGCCGTGGGAATCGGGATCGTCGCGTTCGCCGTCGTCGGCACAGTGGGTATCTGAACGCGACCCGCTCGTCCGTCGAATTCGATCCACTTTATCCCTGCCCGCCCATTTATCGGGGTATGAACGCAGATGCCGTCATTCTGGACATCGACGGCGTGCTCGTCGACGTCGCCGACTCCTACCGGCGGGCGATCGTCGAGTCCGTCGAAGCAGTCTACGACCGGACGATCCGCAAAGACGACATTCAGGAATTCAAAGACGCGGGCGGGTTCAACAACGACTGGGAGCTGACGTACGCAGCCGCGCTCTACGTTCTCGCGACCGAGGAGGGCTACGGCGAGTCGCTCGAGGCGTTCACCGACGCGATCGCCGCCGCGGGCGGCGGTCTCGAGGCGGCCGAAACCGTCGTCCGCGAGGCGACCGGCGCGCGGGCGACCCAGCGCGTGACCGAGCGCTGGGACCGCGAGCGGCTCCGCGACGTCTTCCAGCAACTGTACCTCGGCGACGAACTCTATCGGGGGCTCGAGGGCGGCGAGCCGGACCTCGACCGCGAGACGCCGGGATTCATCCACGACGAGCCGGTGGTGCTCGACGCCGAGGCTCGAGACCGATTACTCGAGCGGTACGACGTCGGCGTCCTCACTGGCCGTCCGGAAGCGGAAGCCGAAATCGCTCTCGAACGGGTCGGACTCGACGACGCGATTCCGGTCGATCACCGGTTTACGATGGACGACTGGGAGGAGGGAAAGCCACATCCGCGAGCGCTGACGACGCTCGCGGAACGGTTCGGCGCGAACAGCGTCGTCTTCGTCGGCGACACGCTGGACGACGTCCGGACGGCGGTCAACGCCGCCGAGGCAGATCCCGGCCGCGAGTACCGCGGAATCGGCGTCCTGACCGGCGGGCTGACCGGCGAGGAGGGCCGGCGGAAGTACGAGCGAAACG
This window harbors:
- a CDS encoding EMC6-like membrane protein, which gives rise to MSTESISDRREHIRSVSVTALSALLGVGAALASATWVGVSDAAAQSTQALAFVFGAIFVQYVLINAAGIYGEDEFGTKHYLFVAFMTFALWFVTWGILLTAEAS
- a CDS encoding ribosome biogenesis/translation initiation ATPase RLI; the protein is MADDSIAVVDLDRCQPDRCGYECKNYCPPNRTGKECITLRGEEADEGQPEQIHISEEICLGETCGICVEKCPFDAIEIINLPQELQDEPAHRYGENAFSLYGLPAPQDGQVTGILGPNGIGKTTAIRILAGELEPNLGRHQEEPGWDEVLEAYRGTELQDYIADVRDGDVTIARKPQYVDQIPNSFDGNTRELLERTDERGALGELVERLSIGPVMEQSIDDLSGGELQRVAIAATLARDTDFYFLDEITPYLDIGQRVTAARLIRELAEDEDKSMLVIEHDLAILDLLADTLHVAYGEPGAYGVVTSPKSVRNGINEYLSGYLDNENMRIRPNPIEFEEHAPRTATTADALVEYPDLTKQYGDGEFSLEVEGGTIRENEVLGIVGPNGIGKSTFAKLLTGNLTPDAGDADLDLDISYKPQYVTIDQHMRVDAFLSSITDQFGSSYWNTEIAQPLQLERIMEQNLSDLSGGERQRVAIAACLSESADLYLLDEPSAHLDVEQRVQATKAIRRYAEQQDATVMVIDHDIYMIDLLADRLMVFDGEPAVHGRAGQPQSMRDGMNEFLANLEVTFRRDERTSRPRINKPDSQLDRQQKSDGEYYYAP
- a CDS encoding archaemetzincin family Zn-dependent metalloprotease, giving the protein MLVDIVPVGDVPAEVKRAASTALRSVYDCDVSINDSQSVPNGAYDSDRNQYSAETFIQLAERVGSGQKNIAITPHDLFYRRRNYVFGLAYLDGSGSVVSTYRLQTSSDGGFSNQSAADIFEDRVRKEIVHEIGHTYGLEHCDNNRCVMNFSPTVREVDIKEENLCGTCQRLIS
- a CDS encoding UPF0146 family protein, producing the protein MAHSRRNLDVILDYLTEYEQVVEIGIGRRTELARALADRGVSVTATDVYDRDVPDGVGFVRDDVVDPDPSVYAGADAVYARNLPPELHRPALAVARDAEADFLFTTLGGDQPAVPVERKTVEEGTLYVARAVESP
- a CDS encoding metalloprotease family protein; this encodes MAIGIDHVFVVAFVVVVLAWLAGVGHLLSIPFRLAAAPGTVVHEFAHKQACDLVGVPVVEVKYFGLGNPPGYVRHGHPERYRETFVISVAPFLVNTVISFVTFLGLAVVVTTAVDGRSPPLGLPELLEVLRSVSITTLALAIGLGWVGLAVGVKAFPSFGDANTLWTRSRAEWRRSPIVLVGIPVVVAIYVVNILSWLWADLLYAVGIGIVAFAVVGTVGI
- a CDS encoding TIGR01548 family HAD-type hydrolase, with translation MNADAVILDIDGVLVDVADSYRRAIVESVEAVYDRTIRKDDIQEFKDAGGFNNDWELTYAAALYVLATEEGYGESLEAFTDAIAAAGGGLEAAETVVREATGARATQRVTERWDRERLRDVFQQLYLGDELYRGLEGGEPDLDRETPGFIHDEPVVLDAEARDRLLERYDVGVLTGRPEAEAEIALERVGLDDAIPVDHRFTMDDWEEGKPHPRALTTLAERFGANSVVFVGDTLDDVRTAVNAAEADPGREYRGIGVLTGGLTGEEGRRKYERNGAAAVVESINALPDWLES